Proteins from a genomic interval of Asterias rubens chromosome 16, eAstRub1.3, whole genome shotgun sequence:
- the LOC117300779 gene encoding 60S ribosomal protein L30-like gives MVASKKQKKQMESINTRLQLVMKSGKYHLGYKQTLKALRQGKGKLVILANNTPPLRKSEIEYYAMLAKTGVHHYTGNNIELGTACGKYFRVCTLCITDPGDSDIIRSMPTEST, from the exons ATGGTTGCGTCAAAAAAACAG AAGAAGCAGATGGAGAGCATCAACACTCGCCTCCAGCTTGTTATGAAGAGTGGCAAATACCATCTCGGTTACAAACAGACACTCAAAGCCCTGAGACAAGGCAAAGGCAAACTGGTTATCCTGGCCAACAACACACCCCCACTCAG AAAAAGCGAGATTGAATACTACGCTATGCTGGCCAAGACTGGTGTCCATCACTACACTGGTAACAACATTGAGCTCGGAACAGCCTGTGGTAAATACTTCAGGGTGTGCACCCTCTGCATCACAGATCCAG GTGACAGTGACATCATCCGCAGCATGCCTACAGAATCAACATAG